The following coding sequences lie in one Microtus ochrogaster isolate Prairie Vole_2 chromosome 6, MicOch1.0, whole genome shotgun sequence genomic window:
- the Ahctf1 gene encoding protein ELYS isoform X1, whose product MQDLTAHVTSDLLHFPEVTVEALGEDEITLESVLRGKFAAGKNGLAYLACGPQLEVVNSLTGERLSAYRFNGVNEQPPVVLAVKEFSWHKRTGLLIGLEEAEGSVLCLYDLGISRVVKAVVLPGRVTAIEPIINHGGASASTQHLHPSLRWLFGVAAVVTDVGQILLIDLCLDDLSCSQNEVEASDLEVITGIPAEVPHIRESVMREGRHLCFQLVSPSGISISTLSYINRTNQLAVGFSDGYLALWNMKSMKREYYTQLEGGRIPVYAVVFQEPENDPRNCCYLWAVQSTQDSEGDVLSLHLLQLAFGDRKCLASGQILYEGLEYCEERYTLDLSGGLFPLRGQTSNTKLLGCQSIERFPSHGDREESMREALSPDTSVSVFTWQVNIYGQGKPSVYLGLFDINRWYHAQMPDSLRSGESLHNCSYFALWSLDSVVSRTAPHDILDILVHERSLNRGVPPSYPPPEQFFNPSTFNFDATCLLNSGVIHVTCTGFQKETLTFLKKSGPSLNEVIPDSYNRCLVAGLLSPRLIDIQPSSLSQEEQLEAILSAAIQTSSLGLLTGSIRTWITEEQPNSAANLRFVLQWTWNKVVLTKEEFDRLCAPLFDGSCQFIDPQTIQSIQQCHLLLSNLNTVLSCFAMEAQGITERGLVDLSNKHMVTQLICQYAQMVLWFSHSGLLPEGLDDTLQLSRLRYNYSIIQNYYTSRRQKCERLPRGKWNHDCLMIDGLVSQLGDQVEKLWKRDEGGTGKYPPASIHALLDIYLLDNITETSKHAITIYLLLDIMYSFPNKTDTPIESFPTAFAISWGQVKLVQGFWLLDHNDYENGLDLLFHPVTAKPVSWQHSKIIEAFMSQGEHKQALRYLQTMKPTVSNSSDIILHLTVLLFNRCMVEAWNLLRQNSNRVNVEELLKHAYEVCQEMGLMEDLLKLPLTDTEQECLVKFLQSSTSVRNQEFLLVHHLQRANYISALKLNQTLKNTLMSDHDPRLRERSVARNSILDQYGKILPRVQRKLAIERAKPYHLSTSSVFHEVPRPKPLSAFPKKAVTGTVLTRSTFINNVLSKIGEVWASHEPRNGISLYNSPKTEQPSPVVRPFPRPELPEAFVGTPISKSSQRISRLLDLVVHPIPQPSHCLEFIQQSPTRSPLCLLSSSLPLSSQLKRPHQSTSRPAELLLLETPPVVKKAKSLALSATSSGFAEFTPPSILRSGLRTTPLASPSVSPGRSLTPPFRLKETRISFMEEGMSAHWTDRATDDHNAKAFVSTSFHKCGLPAETEWMKTSDKNPYFPLDIPAKGHQKVVTGTLDTHSQSLEKLDVNKDDSIASTRSDQTSLEYHDAPSPEDLEDGVFVSPKPASASTELTTNLTLQIEKENDKDLFKSEGTPSAVEKQMGTEEVTVEALSEFSHLSPVQRVEASVCVASVCEGKTPASRFKTAVLDGMVSVESQTSTVRTDHSESVANMVEDGGSSGPTASKCPVTSDQKLALNLKEDDAIEEADVHVGLPEENPQVSVSPPDTQEIHQIEHEKPEAQNSEEEVKSISFNELYPSGTLKLQYNFDTIERQFCDMSDDKDSAECDIAEVDGELFVAQSNFTLILEGEEGDVEASDSSAMNPLSKAANVATKEKLVSRAEPDNQEHITDLPSAITGDQESHKVETLPYVPEPIKVAIAENLLDVIKDTRSKEATSAAVEQVVHEEVVLISPKVTRSSTLTKSSLKTIQKTGAETKNTSQGDDMVSSRTRTRRQCAQNLDVTSEQHESSAIATPKKARKVKELPGSSDSAYSSVNVASETQLTSQNSLTPRRGRKKREVSQSTLASLDAVEQEPQDLPAPAPEITPSRTEVKLSSTRKGTPRRLQKSIENGQSAKIVKDINISDAAIHSGTIKKMRNANLGDSHNVGYKQEEEPSDQQLPLKRRRVRQGEVSVSSVVEEPTLDSSQLPIQTKLDIPATPRKRGRPRKVVPLEDGSSKDVEGQTSPRKREVPSVRRSTRNTPARNVSTLEKSILVPNEEVAIVMTSNKRPRKKSANESQKDPLPAISDFETETANKEPADQEERLLAAATLTKSSWSTRTRSRKNMLLMDFSEPKAKPSFSPPLVKDPKKVKAAAQLKELVSDLSSQFVVSPPALRTRRKNVSSTSKLLDELESDPKPLEIIEQKAKRSRTVKTRASRNTEKESSWSPPPVEIKLISPLASPVDERKISKRRKTTEVAGKTLGRGKKKLSSFPKQILRRKML is encoded by the exons ATGCAAGACTTAACAGCTCACGTGACTAGTGATCTCCTGCACTTCCCAGAAGTGACTGTTGAAGCTCTCGGAGAAGATGAGATAACGCTAGAGTCTGTGCTGCGTGGGAAGTTTGCTGCAG gGAAAAATGGACTAGCATACTTAGCTTGTGGTCCACAACTTGAAGTTGTAAACTCTCTAACCGGAGAGCGGTTATCTGCATATAGATTCAATGGAGTAAATGAACAGCCTCCTGTAGTCCTTGCAGTGAAAGAATTCTCTTGGCATAAGAGAACTGGATTGTTAATAGGAttggaagaagcagaagggagCGTTCTGTGTCTTTATGACCTTGGAATATCAAGAGTGGTCAAAGCTGTTGTTCTTCCTGGAAGG GTAACAgctattgagcctataattaatCATGGAGGAGCCAGCGCTAGTACCCAGCATTTACATCCAAGTCTTCGGTGGCTTTTTGGAGTGGCAGCTGTGGTAACTGATGTTGGACAGATCCTTCTTATTGACCTGTGTTTGGAtgacttgtcctgtagtcagaatGAAGTAGAGGCATCAG acctTGAAGTTATAACTGGTATCCCCGCTGAAGTACCACACATCAGAGAGAGCGTAATGAGAGAAGGACGCCACCTGTGTTTCCAGTTAGTAAGCCCATCAGGAATATCCATTTCTACTCTGAGTTACATCAACAGGACAAATCAGCTTGCTGTAGGCTTTTCTGATGGCTACTTAGCACTTTGGAATATGAAAAGCATGAAAAGAGA GTATTATACACAGCTAGAAGGTGGAAGGATTCCTGTCTATGCAGTTGTTTTTCAAGAACCTGAGAATGATCCTCGTAATTGCTGTTACTTATGGGCTGTTCAGTCCACACAAGATag tgaaGGGGATGTTTTGAGTTTGCATCTGCTTCAGCTGGCCTTTGGTGACAGAAAATGCTTGGCGTCAGGGCAAATCTTATACGAG GGATTAGAATACTGCGAAGAAAGATATACACTGGATCTGTCGGGTGGCTTGTTCCCCTTAAGGGGACAGACTAGCAATACTAAATTGTTGGGATGCCAAAGTATAGAGAGATTCCCATCTCATGGTGACAGGGAAGAAAGTATGAGAGAAG ctCTCTCCCCTGATACGAGTGTTTCTGTCTTTACCTGGCAAGTGAATATATACGGACAGGGAAAGCCTTCTGTATATTTAGGACTATTTGACATAAATCGTTGGTATCATGCACAGATGCCAGATTCATTAAG gtCAGGAGAATCTCTCCATAATTGCTCTTACTTTGCATTGTGGTCATTGGATTCAGTTGTGAGTAGAACTGCTCCACATGACATCTTGGACATACTAGTACATGAGAGAAGTTTAAATCGAGGGGTGCCTCCTTCATACCCACCTCCAGAGCAGTTTTTTAACCCAAGTacttttaattttg atgccACTTGTTTGTTAAACTCTGGAGTTATCCATGTAACTTGTACTGGATTTCAGAAGGAG ACgttgacatttttaaagaaatcaggaCCATCTCTCAATGAAGTCATTCCTGATAGTTATAATCGATGTCTTGTTGCTGGCCTTCTCTCACCAAGGCTTATTGACATTCAGCCCTCCAGTTTAAGTCAG GAAGAACAATTAGAAGCTATATTGTCAGCGGCAATTCAGACAAGTTCCCTGGGACTTTTGACCGGTTCCATCAGAACATGGATAACAGAAG aacaacCAAATTCTGCTGCTAATCTTCGATTTGTTCTTCAATGGACGTGGAATAAGGTGGTTCTCACAAAAGAAGAATTTGACAGACTTT GTGCACCATTATTTGATGGTTCATGTCAGTTCATCGATCCACAAACTATACAGTCTATCCAGCAGTGCCATTTACTTCTTAGCAACCTTAATACGGTCTTGAGCTGTTTTGCAATGGAGGCCCAGGGCATCACTGAAAGAG GACTGGTGGACTTGAGCAATAAGCATATGGTTACCCAGCTTATCTGTCAATATGCTCAAATGGTTCTATGGTTTTCTCATTCTGGACTTTTACCTGAAGGCTTAG ATGATACTCTGCAGCTGTCAAGGCTACGCTACAATTACTCTATTATTCAGAACTACTATACCAGTCGTCGGCAGAAGTGTGAACGCTTGCCCAG AGGGAAGTGGAACCATGATTGCTTGATGATTGATGGATTAGTTTCTCAGCTAGGAGATCAAGTTGAGAAGTTGTGGAAACGGGATGAAGGAGGCACAGGAAAATATCCTCCTGCTAGCATCCAT gcACTACTTGACATATATTTATTAGACAACATTACTGAAACAAGCAAACATGCTATT actatttatTTGCTACTCGATATTATGTATTCCTTTCCAAACAAAACGGATACTCCCATTGAATCTTTTCCAACTGCCTTTGCTATTTCTTGGGGCCAAGTTAAGTTAGTTCAAGGATTTTGGCTGTTAGATCACAATGATTATGAG AATGGTTTAGACCTTTTGTTCCACCCGGTTACTGCAAAACCTGTGTCGTGGCAGCATTCAAAGATAATTGAAGCCTTTATGAGTCAGGGAGAGCACAAACAGGCTCTCCGGTATCTTCAGACAATGAAGCCCACAGTGTCCAATAGCAGTGATATCATCCTTCACCTCACTGTCCTGCTTTTTAATAG ATGCATGGTTGAGGCCTGGAACTTACTGCGACAGAATTCAAACAGAGTGAATGTAGAGGAACTACTAAAGCATGCTTATGAAGTTTGTCAGGAGATGGGCTTAATGGAGGATTTACTAAAGCTGCCGCTTACAGACACTGAGCAG GAATGTTTAGTGAAATTTTTACAATCCAGCACCAGTGTTCGGAATCAAGAATTCCTTCTAGTTCACCATTTACAGCGTGCTAATTATATTTCTGCCTTGAAACTAAACCAGACTCTGAAGAATACTCTAATG AGTGATCATGATCCACGTTTGCGGGAGAGATCAGTGGCTCGAAATTCTATATTAGACCAGTATGGGAAAATCCTACCCAGAGTCCAGAGAAAATTAGCCATTGAGCGAGCTAAGCCTTACCATCTGTCAACATCGTCAGTTTTTCACGAAG ttccTAGGCCCAAACCATTGTCAGCATTTCCAAAGAAAGCTGTAACTGGAACAGTGTTAACAAGATCTACTTTCATCAATAATGTGTTGTCTAAAATTGGAGAGGTGTGGGCAAGTCATGAGCCTAGAAATGGCATTTCACTTTACAAtag TCCTAAAACAGAACAACCGTCTCCTGTAGTACGTCCTTTCCCACGTCCAGAGCTTCCTGAGGCATTTGTTGGAACACCAATTTCAAAATCATCCCAGAGAATATCTAG aTTACTGGATTTGGTTGTTCATCCTATCCCCCAGCCTTCTCACTGTTTGGAGTTTATTCAGCAAAGTCCCACAAGATCTCCTTTGTGTTTGCTATCCAGTTCATTGCCATTAAGTTCACAACTAAAAAGGCCCCATCAGAGTACCTCCAGGCCTGCAGAATTGCTATTACTTGAAACTCCTCCTGTAGTTAAG AAAGCTAAATCTTTGGCTCTGTCAGCTACTTCTTCTGGATTTGCCGAGTTCACTCCTCCATCCATCCTTAGGTCTGGTCTTCGAACAACACCTTTAGCATCTCCCTCTGTGTCACCTGGGAGATCTCTCACCCCACCTTTCAGACTGAAAGAAACCAGGATTTCTTTCATGGAAGAAGGCATGAGCGCACACTGGACTGATAGA GCTACAGATGACCATAAtgcaaaagcatttgttagtaCATCTTTCCATAAATGTGGACTCCCTGCAGAAACTGAATGGATGAAGACTAGTGATAAAAATCCATATTTTCCTCTGGATATCCCTGCAAAAGGCCATCAGAAAGTGGTTACGGGGACATTGGACACCCACTCTCAGAGTCTGGAGAAACTGGATGTGAACAAGGACGACAGCATTGCTTCAACCAGATCAGACCAGACTTCCTTAGAATATCATGATGCACCATCACCAGAAGACTTAGAAGATGGTGTTTTTGTGTCCCCCAAGCCAGCCAGTGCTTCTACTGAACTAACTACTAACTTGACTCTACAAATTGAGAAGGAGAATGATAAAGATTTGTTTAAGTCAGAAGGTACTCCTTCAGCTGTGGAGAAACAAATGG GCACTGAAGAAGTTACAGTGGAGGCACTTTCAGAATTCAGTCATTTAAGCCCTGTTCAAAGAGttgaagcctctgtgtgtgtggcatcAGTCTGTGAAGG GAAAACCCCTGCCTCAAGATTCAAGACAGCTGTTTTGGATGGGATGGTGTCTGTGGAAAGCCAAACCTCCACAGTCAGGACAGACCACAGTGAAT ctGTTGCCAATATGGTTGAAGATGGTGGAAGCTCTGGGCCCACTGCCTCCAAGTGCCCTGTTACCTCTGATCAGAAACTAGCGTTAAACCTAAAAGAAGATGATGCAATAGAAGAAGCTGATGTACATGTTGGCTTACCAGAAGAAAACCCTCAAGTTTCTGTCAGTCCTCCTGATACTCAAGAAATTcat caaATTGAGCATGAAAAACCTGAAGCTCAAAATTCAGAAGAAGAAGTCAAGAGCATTTCATTTAATGAGTTGTATCCCTCAGGAACACTTAAACTCCAGTATAATTTTGATACTATTGAGCGGCAATTTTGTGACATGTCTGACGATAAAGACTCTGCTGAATGTGATATCGCTGAAGTAGATGGGGAACTTTTTGTGGCCCAGAGCAACTTTACCTTGATATTGGAAGGTGAAGAAGGAGATGTTGAGGCAAGTGACTCTTCAGCAATGAATCCATTATCAAAAGCAGCTAACGTAGCAACCAAGGAAAAACTTGTGTCCCGAGCTGAACCTGATAATCAAGAACATATTACAGATTTGCCATCTGCTATAACAGGTGACCAAGAATCCCACAAGGTAGAGACTTTACCATATGTGCCTGAACCAATTAAAGTGGCAATTGCAGAAAATTTGTTGGATGTAATTAAAGACACGAGAAGTAAAGAAGCAACTTCAGCAGCAGTGGAACAGGTTGTTCATGAAGAGGTAGTATTAATAAGCCCAAAGGTTACACGTTCCTCCACGTTAACAAAATCTTCACTGAAGACTATACAGAAAACAGGTGCCGAGACTAAAAATACCAGCCAGGGTGATGATATGGTTTCTAGTAGAACTCGCACAAGAAGGCAGTGTGCCCAAAACTTGGATGTCACATCAGAACAACACGAGTCCTCAGCAATTGCTACTCCTAAGAAAGCTAGGAAAGTGAAAGAACTTCCTGGGTCTTCTGACAGTGCCTATTCCAGTGTAAACGTAGCATCTGAGACCCAGCTAACCTCTCAGAATTCTCTCACTCctaggagaggaaggaagaaaagggaagttaGCCAAAGCACACTAGCAAGCCTTGATGCTGTAGAGCAGGAGCCACAGGATCTGCCGGCGCCAGCCCCTGAAATAACACCTTCTAGAacagaagtcaaactctcatctACTAGAAAAGGGACTCCGAGAAGACTTCAAAAATCTATAGAAAATGGACAAAGTGCCAAAATTGTAAAAGATATAAACATTAGTGATGCAGCAATCCATAGCGGTACTATCAAAAAGATGAGGAATGCTAACTTAGGAGATTCTCACAATGTGGGATATAAACAAGAGGAGGAACCCAGTGACCAACAGCTGCCTCTAAAACGAAGAAGGGTCAGACAGGGAGAAGTCAGTGTGTCGAGTGTGGTAGAGGAGCCTACACTTGATTCATCCCAATTGCCGATTCAAACAAAATTAGATATCCCAGCCACACCTAGGAAACGTGGAAGACCAAGGAAGGTAGTGCCATTAGAAGATGGCAGCTCCAAGGATGTTGAGGGACAGACAAGCCCCCGGAAGAGAGAAGTTCCAAGTGTCCGAAGATCTACACGGAACACCCCAGCGAGAAATGTGAGTACTTTAGAAAAATCCATTTTGGTGCCAAATGAGGAAGTTGCTATAGTGATGACCTCAAATAAAAGGCCTAGAAAGAAGTCTGCAAATGAAAGCCAAAAAGATCCGTTACCAGCAATATCAGACTTCGAGACTGAAACAGCCAACAAAGAACCAGCCGACCAAGAAGAAAGACTGCTTGCCGCTGCGACTTTGACTAAATCTTCCTGGAGCACAAGGACTAGGTCTAGAAAAAACATGTTGTTGATGGACTTTTCCGAACCCAAAGCTAAACCgtcattttctcctcctttggTGAAGGATCCAAAAAAAGTAAAAG